The Dyella caseinilytica genome has a window encoding:
- a CDS encoding TonB-dependent receptor plug domain-containing protein produces MKVRLTRRPLAAAVLSLLSMNLVLAAIPSWADDTTATTTASTSGTTTSTDTTTNTNTTAAPNAANASQLDAVVVTGGRIETTVGQSTTPVTVISGATLQATGQANLRDALVQLSPSISHTSYGADNAEFTDELQLDGLSPDHVLVLVNGKRRHGSANIVQDPGLDQGSTGVDIDMIPTDLIDHIEILRDGAAAQYGSDAIAGVINIILKTRASGGSLSSTSGQTYKGDGFKNTETASIGLSLGGNGYLDLSAEYDRINHAIRTGPDYADGLYGEGAPAAVAYVNANGYASPYPIGPAYKNPWSSDTASTRQLVGFNAGYDFTDNIEAYAFGTFGHRYAESYENYRPPYVDPEVYPDGFTPIFTIDENDYSITGGVKDDDFHGWSVDLSTTYGGDRDNLGLVHSVNPSLTDSPTSFDIGATSNSQLTGNLDFSRPFQLSAFAQPLNFAFGFEARRDTFQIQPGDVYSYEDGGASSEAGFNPYNAGEWSRTVSAVYIDLSTHITDKWQADVAGRYEHYSDAGNTRNAKISTRYDFTPQIAVRASASTGFHAPSLAEEHFSSLAVTPDSASAQLPSDSAGAAALGAQPLKPEKATNLNLGLVLNPLQNLNITVDAYQINIRNRIVAGGTVYGLPAVDAMTAAGFPVPPYVVSAAQANPDTGLASVWYFTNGANTRTRGLDLTSVYHTDFGSFGKVDWDLSANLNTTRVTHLVTQDGEPILNIQQIDYLTSTTPKSKVIVGGTWSKGKWGVSVHETRWGATTDQLSYVVGPESVVPNTFYPWRNAPIYTTDFDVHYNITPKLQVALGANNAFDRYPSRIPYVTALEGQLYDTQSSQFGYDGGYYYLRASYQF; encoded by the coding sequence ATGAAAGTACGCCTTACACGACGTCCACTAGCAGCCGCAGTGCTGTCCCTGCTTTCGATGAATCTTGTGCTGGCTGCCATTCCTAGTTGGGCTGACGATACAACCGCTACCACCACAGCCTCGACTTCCGGCACAACCACTTCCACGGATACAACGACAAACACGAATACGACCGCAGCGCCTAATGCTGCCAATGCATCACAGTTGGACGCGGTCGTTGTCACCGGTGGGCGTATCGAAACGACGGTGGGTCAAAGTACGACCCCGGTGACCGTCATCAGTGGTGCAACGTTGCAGGCCACCGGCCAAGCCAATTTGCGCGATGCACTCGTCCAGCTTTCGCCGTCGATTTCCCACACAAGTTACGGCGCAGACAATGCGGAGTTCACCGACGAACTTCAGCTGGATGGTCTAAGCCCTGACCACGTGTTGGTGTTGGTCAATGGCAAACGTCGCCACGGTTCGGCGAACATCGTGCAGGATCCAGGCTTGGATCAGGGTTCGACCGGCGTGGACATCGACATGATTCCCACCGACCTGATCGATCACATCGAAATCCTGCGCGATGGCGCTGCGGCGCAGTATGGCTCGGATGCCATCGCGGGTGTCATCAACATCATTCTTAAAACCCGGGCCAGTGGCGGATCGTTATCCAGCACCAGTGGGCAGACATACAAGGGCGACGGCTTCAAGAATACCGAGACGGCAAGCATCGGACTGAGTCTTGGCGGTAACGGATATCTGGATCTAAGCGCGGAATACGATCGCATCAACCACGCCATACGCACCGGGCCGGACTATGCGGATGGACTGTATGGTGAGGGCGCTCCTGCCGCCGTCGCGTATGTGAATGCGAACGGATACGCGTCGCCGTACCCGATCGGCCCCGCCTACAAAAACCCGTGGTCGAGCGATACAGCCAGCACGCGGCAGCTCGTCGGCTTCAATGCGGGTTATGACTTCACCGATAACATCGAGGCGTATGCCTTCGGTACATTCGGCCATCGCTATGCCGAGTCTTACGAGAACTATCGCCCGCCTTATGTCGATCCCGAGGTTTACCCGGATGGCTTCACGCCCATCTTCACGATCGACGAAAACGACTATTCGATTACCGGTGGCGTGAAAGACGACGATTTCCACGGCTGGAGCGTGGATCTGAGCACGACTTACGGCGGCGATCGCGACAACCTTGGGCTGGTCCATTCGGTCAATCCATCGCTGACGGATTCGCCGACCTCATTCGACATTGGCGCCACCAGCAATTCGCAGCTCACGGGCAACCTTGATTTCTCACGGCCGTTCCAGCTTTCCGCGTTTGCTCAGCCGTTGAACTTCGCTTTTGGTTTCGAAGCGCGGCGTGACACCTTCCAGATCCAGCCGGGCGATGTGTATTCGTATGAAGATGGTGGTGCCTCGTCGGAAGCCGGTTTCAATCCTTACAACGCCGGCGAGTGGTCGCGCACCGTGTCTGCCGTTTACATCGACTTGTCCACACACATCACGGACAAGTGGCAGGCGGATGTGGCCGGGCGTTATGAACATTACAGCGATGCGGGCAACACCAGAAACGCCAAAATCTCCACGCGCTACGATTTCACACCGCAGATTGCTGTACGCGCCAGTGCCAGCACCGGCTTCCATGCACCATCACTGGCCGAAGAGCATTTCTCCTCACTTGCTGTGACGCCCGATAGTGCTTCGGCTCAGTTGCCTTCTGACTCAGCCGGCGCCGCCGCGCTCGGTGCTCAGCCATTGAAACCGGAAAAAGCAACCAACCTCAACCTTGGTTTGGTGCTCAATCCACTGCAGAACTTGAACATCACCGTCGATGCTTATCAGATCAATATCCGCAACCGCATCGTCGCGGGCGGAACGGTGTATGGTCTCCCAGCTGTCGATGCGATGACGGCCGCCGGCTTTCCTGTGCCGCCCTATGTCGTCTCAGCTGCCCAGGCCAATCCAGACACGGGACTCGCTAGCGTCTGGTATTTCACGAACGGTGCCAACACACGCACCCGCGGTCTTGATCTGACCAGTGTTTACCACACCGATTTCGGTTCTTTCGGCAAGGTGGACTGGGATCTGTCGGCGAACCTCAATACGACCCGAGTGACGCATCTGGTGACGCAGGATGGCGAACCCATCCTCAATATCCAGCAAATCGATTATCTGACGTCGACCACACCCAAGAGCAAGGTGATTGTTGGTGGCACCTGGAGTAAGGGCAAGTGGGGTGTGAGCGTGCATGAAACGCGCTGGGGTGCTACGACCGATCAGTTGTCGTACGTAGTCGGTCCGGAATCGGTGGTGCCAAACACCTTTTATCCCTGGCGCAATGCACCCATTTACACCACCGATTTCGACGTCCACTACAACATCACCCCAAAGCTGCAAGTGGCGTTAGGTGCCAACAATGCGTTTGACCGGTATCCGTCCAGGATTCCGTATGTCACGGCATTGGAAGGCCAGCTGTATGACACCCAGTCTTCGCAATTCGGCTATGACGGCGGGTATTACTACTTGCGCGCCAGTTATCAATTCTGA